The Vespa velutina chromosome 22, iVesVel2.1, whole genome shotgun sequence genome includes a window with the following:
- the LOC124956513 gene encoding facilitated trehalose transporter Tret1-like isoform X2: MPRASVVHMTSTATRPQHMSQVLATLALSMGTLSSGLAKGYTSPALDSILDKQPPPLYQSSNNDTWTVFSVTTQEASWVASLSMLGAWCGAMIGNWIMRRGRRVALRVTSLPLAAAWILTGVAPCVEVVYCTSFLGGLFCSVITMVAQVYISEISMPGIRGCLSAMLKVLGHVGVLLSYIAGTYLNWRQSALLVAVAPSMLFLGTLFIPETPSYLVLNGKDEEAASSLQWLRGEQVDIRHELQVIKTNILASRAKQYGLKSSMLTPRLYKPIAITCGLMFFQRFSGANAFNYYAVIIFRQTLGGMNPHGATIAIGFVQLLASLLSGFLIDIVGRLPLLIASTVLMSLALAGFGSYAYYVSQTQNLGYSDSPVPTGEHDWIPLLCVLVFTTALALGISPISWLLIGELFPLEYRGIGSSISTSFSYFCAFCGIKLFMDFQQVLGLHGAFWFYAAMAVCGLCFVVYCVPETKGKQLDEMNPDYAQAR; this comes from the exons ATGCCCAGAGCTTCCGTGGTACATATGACGTCGACGGCAACGAGACCACAGCACATGTCGCAG GTTTTGGCGACCCTGGCGCTTTCCATGGGAACGTTGTCGTCTGGCTTGGCGAAAGGCTACACCTCGCCTGCATTGGATTCTATCCTGGACAAACAACCGCCTCCTCTCTATCAATCGTCCAACAACGATACGTG GACGGTTTTCTCGGTGACGACGCAGGAGGCCTCATGGGTCGCCTCCTTGTCGATGTTGGGCGCTTGGTGCGGCGCCATGATCGGTAATTGGATAATGAGGAGAGGCCGACGCGTAGCCCTACGTGTCACGTCCTTACCCTTGGCTGCCGCATGGATACTTACGGGCGTTGCACCCTGCGTAGAAGTCGTCTATTGTACGAGTTTCCTCGGTGGACTCTTTTGTTCCGTTATTACGATGGTCGCCCAA gtatacattTCGGAAATCTCGATGCCAGGCATCAGAGGATGCCTGTCGGCGATGTTAAAGGTGCTGGGTCACGTCGGCGTCTTGCTCTCTTACATAGCCGGAACGTATTTGAATTGGCGACAGAGCGCACTCTTGGTGGCCGTCGCACCGTCGATGCTCTTTTTGGGAACGCTCTTTATACCCGAAACACCGTCGTATCTCGTTTTGAATGGAAAGGACGAGGAGGCAGCGAGCAGCCTGCAGTGGTTACGAGGCGAACAAGTTGACATAAGACACGAGCTACAG GTGATCAAGACTAACATATTGGCGTCCAGAGCGAAGCAGTACGGACTGAAGAGCAGCATGCTGACGCCACGACTTTACAAGCCGATCGCCATAACTTGCGGACTGATGTTCTTTCAAAGATTTTCCGGAGCGAATGCGTTCAATTATTACGCCGTCATCATATTCCGTCAGACATTGGGCGGAATGAATCCTCACGGAGCAACAATAGCGATTGGATTCGTCCAATTATTGGCATCCTTGTTGTCGGGTTTCCTAATCGACATAGTCGGCAGATTACCGCTCCTGATTGCCAGTACCGTTCTCATGTCGTTAGCATTGGCCGGTTTTGGTAGTTACGCCTATTACGTGTCCCAAACCCAAAATCTCGGCTATTCCGATTCCCCGGTGCCTACCGGCGAACACGACTGGATACCGTTGCTCTGTGTACTGGTCTTCACGACCGCCCTAGCCCTGGGCATATCGCCAATTTCCTGGCTATTGATTGGCGAACTTTTCCCGCTCGAGTATCGCGGTATCGGGTCCAGCATCAGTACCAGCTTCAGCTACTTTTGCGCCTTCTGCGGCATCAAACTCTTTATGGATTTTCAGCAA GTTCTCGGATTGCACGGAGCCTTTTGGTTCTACGCGGCAATGGCCGTCTGCGGACTTTGTTTCGTCGTTTATTGCGTCCCAGAAACGAAGGGCAAACAATTGGACGAGATGAATCCGGACTACGCACAGGCACGGTAG
- the LOC124956513 gene encoding facilitated trehalose transporter Tret1-2 homolog isoform X1 codes for MSLNHKYYVTTVPDEAVDSFKMPRASVVHMTSTATRPQHMSQVLATLALSMGTLSSGLAKGYTSPALDSILDKQPPPLYQSSNNDTWTVFSVTTQEASWVASLSMLGAWCGAMIGNWIMRRGRRVALRVTSLPLAAAWILTGVAPCVEVVYCTSFLGGLFCSVITMVAQVYISEISMPGIRGCLSAMLKVLGHVGVLLSYIAGTYLNWRQSALLVAVAPSMLFLGTLFIPETPSYLVLNGKDEEAASSLQWLRGEQVDIRHELQVIKTNILASRAKQYGLKSSMLTPRLYKPIAITCGLMFFQRFSGANAFNYYAVIIFRQTLGGMNPHGATIAIGFVQLLASLLSGFLIDIVGRLPLLIASTVLMSLALAGFGSYAYYVSQTQNLGYSDSPVPTGEHDWIPLLCVLVFTTALALGISPISWLLIGELFPLEYRGIGSSISTSFSYFCAFCGIKLFMDFQQVLGLHGAFWFYAAMAVCGLCFVVYCVPETKGKQLDEMNPDYAQAR; via the exons GTGACAACGGTACCGGACGAAGCCGTGGACAGCTTTAAAATGCCCAGAGCTTCCGTGGTACATATGACGTCGACGGCAACGAGACCACAGCACATGTCGCAG GTTTTGGCGACCCTGGCGCTTTCCATGGGAACGTTGTCGTCTGGCTTGGCGAAAGGCTACACCTCGCCTGCATTGGATTCTATCCTGGACAAACAACCGCCTCCTCTCTATCAATCGTCCAACAACGATACGTG GACGGTTTTCTCGGTGACGACGCAGGAGGCCTCATGGGTCGCCTCCTTGTCGATGTTGGGCGCTTGGTGCGGCGCCATGATCGGTAATTGGATAATGAGGAGAGGCCGACGCGTAGCCCTACGTGTCACGTCCTTACCCTTGGCTGCCGCATGGATACTTACGGGCGTTGCACCCTGCGTAGAAGTCGTCTATTGTACGAGTTTCCTCGGTGGACTCTTTTGTTCCGTTATTACGATGGTCGCCCAA gtatacattTCGGAAATCTCGATGCCAGGCATCAGAGGATGCCTGTCGGCGATGTTAAAGGTGCTGGGTCACGTCGGCGTCTTGCTCTCTTACATAGCCGGAACGTATTTGAATTGGCGACAGAGCGCACTCTTGGTGGCCGTCGCACCGTCGATGCTCTTTTTGGGAACGCTCTTTATACCCGAAACACCGTCGTATCTCGTTTTGAATGGAAAGGACGAGGAGGCAGCGAGCAGCCTGCAGTGGTTACGAGGCGAACAAGTTGACATAAGACACGAGCTACAG GTGATCAAGACTAACATATTGGCGTCCAGAGCGAAGCAGTACGGACTGAAGAGCAGCATGCTGACGCCACGACTTTACAAGCCGATCGCCATAACTTGCGGACTGATGTTCTTTCAAAGATTTTCCGGAGCGAATGCGTTCAATTATTACGCCGTCATCATATTCCGTCAGACATTGGGCGGAATGAATCCTCACGGAGCAACAATAGCGATTGGATTCGTCCAATTATTGGCATCCTTGTTGTCGGGTTTCCTAATCGACATAGTCGGCAGATTACCGCTCCTGATTGCCAGTACCGTTCTCATGTCGTTAGCATTGGCCGGTTTTGGTAGTTACGCCTATTACGTGTCCCAAACCCAAAATCTCGGCTATTCCGATTCCCCGGTGCCTACCGGCGAACACGACTGGATACCGTTGCTCTGTGTACTGGTCTTCACGACCGCCCTAGCCCTGGGCATATCGCCAATTTCCTGGCTATTGATTGGCGAACTTTTCCCGCTCGAGTATCGCGGTATCGGGTCCAGCATCAGTACCAGCTTCAGCTACTTTTGCGCCTTCTGCGGCATCAAACTCTTTATGGATTTTCAGCAA GTTCTCGGATTGCACGGAGCCTTTTGGTTCTACGCGGCAATGGCCGTCTGCGGACTTTGTTTCGTCGTTTATTGCGTCCCAGAAACGAAGGGCAAACAATTGGACGAGATGAATCCGGACTACGCACAGGCACGGTAG